TAAAATTAAATTTTGTTCAGGATTTAGAAAAATAAAATTACTATCAAATAATTATTTCCAGTTAATATTAACTATTTTTAGAAGTTCCTATTTTCAAAATTCGTTTTTTCAATATCACAAATATTTTAAAAAAATTTCTTTGTTAATTAAATAATTTTTAGTATTATGTTTATCATTAAATTTTAAAAGTGAAAATTACTATTAAATAGACTTTTACAATTATTATTTTTTTTAAAAAAAAATCTTATTTGGTCAAGATTAAAAAAAGAAAAATTATTTTATAAATCTATTTTATTTAGGATTTTAGGAAACAAAAGTTAGTTTCACATAATGACAGGTTTTTATTGACACATTAACAATATAATTATTTTTTATTAGTACATGTAACAATCATATCGAGTGAAATATTTGAAGTTATTTTAGTTTATAATTTTCTAAAAAACAAAATTACCTATGAAAAAGGAAAGTTAATTATTTATTAGAAAAATAATATTCGTTTTACAATTTTATTTTATTTAAACTTTTTAAAAAGGAAACTTACTTATTTTATAATTATTTTCTTTAATATTTTTCATTAAAAGTTTCTATGTATTGGTAGGATACTATAATTCGTTTTTGTTTATTTTTTTTATAATATTAATTTATTTTTAATAAAATTTTCTGTCTAACGAATTTTATATTTTGTCTTATACGTACAAACACATATTTTTCATATTAACACATACTCATCTACGAGAACACATCATAATTGAAAAACAAAATGCGTTAGCATCATAAAATGTAATAAGATTATAAGAAAAATTGAGTTGTATCAAGAAATTAAAAGAAATACTTAGGTAATATTTTTTTCGAAAATAATATTTTATTTTTTGAAAATAATATGTGGAAGCTAAAATTTAAATATAGTTGTGAAATATTTATAGCTATATTTATAGCTATTTTTGGTTTATAAATTATTAACATACAATTATCTATAAAAAGGAAAGTTTGTTATTTATAGTAAAATAATAGTAATACTTTTAGAATTTTCTTTTGTTTAGGCTTTTAAAAAATAAATATTACTTATTTTATAGTTAGTTTTACTTTATGATTTTTATTAAATAATTTCTTGTACTTGTAGTATTTTATAATTCGTTTTTTTTTCTAGATTTGGTTTAGTTAATATTTTTCTTTTACAATTTTATTTCTTTATTATCTTTAAAAACGAAATTTATATATTTTAAAAACAAAAAATTACTTTTAAATAACTTTTTACAATTATCTACTTGTTTAGGATTAAAAAAATAAAAAATACTATCTAATAATTTTAACAATATATAATTGTGAAGGACTATGTAATAGTAATTGTTCTTTTCCAAAATCTTAAAAAGAATCGTAAAAAGATATTTTTTAATAATAACTTTTATTTTCTAAATCTCTTTTAAATTCTAAGAAAAGAGATCATATATTTGACACATGTCGCAATCTTAAAAAAATTATTAACACAAGTCGCGATCATGTTAATTAGCAATTCTAAAGAACCAAGCTTTATATAATAAGATTGATTTAACTAGGTCCGAGTGTTATGAAGACATGTTCAAGGAGCTGGAAGAGATGTTCGACATCGAGGGTGAACTCATAGAATCTACCAAAAATATTGGCAAATTGTTGACACGGATGATGAAAGATGAAACGATGCTGCGGTGTAAAACTCAATTTTTTGTTTTGTTTTAGTCTCAAGAGAGCTGCATATGTCAAAGAGACGCATCGTTTTTTACAAGTGTTAGAGCATCATCTACTGTAAGCGTCTTTTTTCTGTTGATTATCATTTTGGTATTGTGTTTTGTAATGCAGTGAGTTCTGTGGATTGTGCTTTTGATTCTTGTTTGTTTGTGTGGAAGTTACTATTTATTTTGAATACTTCATTTCAAGTGGAAAAAATAACAATAAAGTATTTTGAAAGGTTTTATTATGGTTACTAACTATGTCACTTTATGTTCTTCAGAAAAAAATCAAACATGACAGAACTTGTATTCTACAAATGTGCAAGTCCCAGAGGAACCCCCCATCTCTAAAAATAGACAAATATCTTTATTGGTCAACATGATGAACTTTCCTTGTATATATACGTTTTACCTTGACCGCATATTTTTTAAAGTGCATGAAAAAATGTTACTAAGTTAGTGCACTGAAAATGTTTACTGAGGTAAATGCGTTGAATACGTTACTGAGGTCACAAAAGCAAAAAAAGAGCTTGGTATGGAAACTATTTTATAGATTTTAAATACACAACTCAATATTGAGTGAAATTTAATTTAAATTTTTATAAACAATAGTATATTTGAACTGAATTTACAACTAATCAAATCATTAACATATATTTAAATATATTTTGTTGTTATTTTAAAAATACTTTAAAATATATTTATTTAACAAATTATATTATAAAATGTCTCATTTCGTGCATAGAGCAAGTTATTACCTAGTTCTAGATATCTTAGATGTTGCATCTAGATGTTGATGCAATAGTGTCCAAACAAACAACATCTGAATATTTGCATCCAGATGCAACGTGAACAAAAAAAATGCAGCCTGAGGATACAAAAAAGAACAGGGCCTGGTTTTCTGATTATTAGTTTTTTTTTATCTCTTACAGCATTTCTCTGAAACAGTCAAATGCATCTTGGATTGTCTTTGCTTATAAAACTGATGGCATCTAGAATTTGTTCCTTGGAAGCTTTCTTTAGCATTGAAAAAGAAAGGAGTGCAACTGCTCTTCAGACTCTTCTTTAAACTCTTATTTAAGTTTGAATGATCTGATTTGTCTGTTATAACTTAGGAGACATCGTTCGTGTGCAATGGAGACCTCACATAACAGCTTTGATGGATGAGCAGACGTTATTTACAATGTCATTTAAGGCTATATCGCTCTCTTGATATCATGCCTTGTAAGACTTGTTATGTGATCTCGCATTGACTCTTATTAACTTATCAACATAAATATACAAATATCTTTAGGGTCAACATGATGACATTTCCTTGTATATATACATTTTATCTTGACCGCATATTTTTCAAAGTGCATGAAATAATGTTACCAAGTTAGTGCACTGAAAATGCATATTGAAATAAATGCGTTGAATACGTTACTGAGGTCACAAAAACAAAAAGATCTTGGTATGGAAACTATTTAAGAGATTATATATATACACAACTCAATATTGAGCGAAAGGGTCATTCTCATATACAATACCTTAAGAGAGAAAAATAGTAAGAATAGAAATGGGCTCTTTAGTAGTGGTTATCGGTCTCTTTATCATGAGTATGTGTATATGTGTAGCGCTGTCTCACGCTCAAGATGATTTCTCTTTAACTGGTTTCGATAACCCAAGAACAACTGTGGTGATTATCAATGATCTTGAAGGTTCTCTGCCATTGCGATATCATTGTAAATCAAAAGACGATGATCTTGGAGACCGAACTATGGCACCAAGAGGATCGTGGTTCTTTGAATTTAAACCTAGTATTTTCGGTAATACTAAATTCTATTGCAGTTTCAGCTGGGAAAACGAGTTGCATTATTTGGATATTTACAAACAGGATAGAGACAGATTGTTTGCAGAGTTTGGGTGTAGAAGATGTGAGTGGAAGATACACAAGAACGGGGCTTGTAAACTTAACAAAGACAATGGAATGTTTGATGTTTGTCTTCCTTGGAATTAACCATTGTTTTTAAGGCAATTAATAACATCTCTCTATGTTTACCTCTTTTTTCTAAATAGCAAATTAATAGAAATAATAAAAATATGTTTATGGAATATACCAGACTTATCCCCTATATATTAATTGAGAAGCATTTGAAAAAATTAGAACCTTAATTTTGTATTAATTAAAAAAAACTTCAAATCCTAGGTGACACTCTAAATGCCTTCTAAATTTCATTTCAAAAAATTCTATAGCATCTAATATAAAGTATAGTTTAATCTAATGGTGTCACATTATTCCATAATTATATAACACTAGAGAACATTATATTAACCTAAAATATAAGAAGTGTGTATTCTTTCCTTAAATAAAAGCTACGGAATTATCTAATATGATTTACATATATATGGCAATTATTGATTATGAATAATAAAGATTTGATAACAATTTTAGCATCCTTCTTCATTTTTGTTTAAATTTATATTATTAAAAAAATTAAACAATCGCATTAACCATATAATAAAAAAATTAGATTTTTTTTTATATGTTATATTTTGAATTTCTTAAAATGACTTTAAATTACAAAAATGAGGAAACCTTATATGTTATATATATTTTTTTTAAAACGATTTTAAAATACAAAAATGAGGACACCTTATATGTTATATTTTTTCTTATATGTTATATTTTGAATTTTTTAAAACGACTTTAAATTACAAAAATGTAAGTTTTCCTTAAGTATACGACTAAAACATTAAAATGACATGTATCAATTCGATGGTTGAATTGAAAGCTTTCAAAACCATATGGAAGATAAAAGTCAAAATAATTCAACTGTGAAAACAATACTGTTCATTTTTTTAAAGAATGTGTTCGATAGAAAAAATAAGGTTTTTATGTCATAATTTGTTTGATGTCCAATCCGATCAACCCATGATGTATTAATTATAGTTTTGTTCTATTATTTTTAATAAAAATTGATCCGATCTATCGGAAAGAAATTATATAATAACAACAAAAAATATTTTATATATATAAATAAAATGATCAAATATATAAAAGAAACTATCGATAATATATACAAATAAATTCACCCTGCGCAAGGCGCAGTTCTTATCCGAGATCATATCCAGGAGTTTACAATGGAGGCGACCAATGAGATGAAATGTATATCAATGCTTGATATTAAAACATGTGTTCATTATTAAATAAAAATGTATCTTTCATTAAATCTTTTACGCATTGTTAATCCATATATATAGTATAAAACCTATAAATTAAAACTCCAGAAATTAATAAATACAATAAAATAATAAATTTTATATCTTTTTGAGTTGAGTTCAAAATATGACGACATAAGATAATTTGTAAATTCTCAAGCTCTTCACAGCAACATTGTTTAATCCATATGATTGTGAATGATTGCAGATTACAAGTGGCACAAAACCATTTAGCTGGGTCTCTTTTGCCTTTAATTTACGCGTATATATAGGTCATCCAAATGGTAACACATGAATTTCATTTTGTAATACTTCTTTGATTTTTCTCGTACTAGTGGTGATTGACATTTACACATGTAAAACACACACAAATGTATGACAATATTACACTCTCTTACACATACGAAGACCACACTTGCTCTCAAAATAACAATCATACCCCAGTTCCAGCCATATTAATGAGGTCAAATATAAAGATAAGTGTAACAATAAAAGCGCAGTCGACATTAGGGTAAACCGTAGCCACTAGTCTCTCATCTCCTTCATGTACCTGTATATTACATACATATACTTATAAGAAAAATAACTTAAAGATCTATTAGGAAACGTTTTCGTCGCGTCTAGTTTTAATTAGTTTACCTGAGCGATTACTTTCTTCGTTGAATCTCCAACATAGATTGTGCATGCACGCTTCATAAACCGACCTTTAATAGTGAAATCACAAGACGCTTCTTTGGTCTGGTTATGTTTCAAGAATACTTCAATTCTTGTTTTTAGTTGGACCGATGAGGATCTTTTAACCGTGAATATCTTATCATCTAAATCACCTCCTCTATACACTTGCCATCGATCGTGCTTACTAGTCACCTTTAACATAAAATTTAAACCCCAGAGCATAACAAAACTCATAAAATCCACGGGTAAACAAATGAAATTATAATTAAGGGTGAAATAAACTAAATAAAACCTTCATTTTCATGGTGACGATGGGAGAGTCGTTAGGATCAAGCAAAATCCTCTTGTTGTGGAGACCGAAGAGAGGCGTTTTGACTTTGAATACTTTGTTTCCGTTGGCATCCTTCACCGTGTCTCCGATGATGGTAAGATCTGAAGGCTGAGGACGAACAAACTCAGATCCTATAATTGGTATCGTGTTGCTCCTGTTATTGAGATCTTGTTCTGCCATTACAGTTGTGTTGCTCCAGAGAGATGATAATAAAAGAGAAGTTTGATCAAGTTTGAATTTATTGAGAGTGTTTGGTTATGACTTTTTCTTTTCAAAACTAAAATACTCATTAAATTTGTTTCAGTGGTGTGGTGTATACAGCTATACAATACCTAAATGATTTAAACATGATGTATATCTGTGTAGATAAGATTTGCAAGCGTTTCTATTATTAAAAATCAACAATTTCATTTGTTTATTTGCGATCAAATGGGTATTACCAATTCAAGATTAAATTAATTAGAGCTAGCTATCGAGAAGGAAGAAGGCTTCCATATTACCGTCTCTTTACAGGATTGATAAAAAGTTAAAAGGGTAAAGAACAACAATACATGCAATCACTTGGTAAGGAAAAAAAATATGTGACAACTATATAGTTATGTTGAAAGTGTGACAATCATATAGTAGTGTTAATCGAATATAGACTATAACTTATGGTGTATTGCTAATATTTTTCCTATATTCTGTTAATCATAAAAAAACTCCAAGATTATGCTGAACATGTTAAAATATTTGTTTTGTTCATCCATGATCAATTTCAAGTCATACCATCTTAAAATATTTGTTTGGTTTAGGTTAAACAAAAAAAACAAATGTTAGCTGAGTTAACCCAAAAACGACACCGTTTAACAGACATTCTCCTGGAGGTTTAGACCAAAAGCGATTGTCGTCGTTGC
This sequence is a window from Brassica oleracea var. oleracea cultivar TO1000 chromosome C1, BOL, whole genome shotgun sequence. Protein-coding genes within it:
- the LOC106296212 gene encoding protein LURP-one-related 13 — encoded protein: MAEQDLNNRSNTIPIIGSEFVRPQPSDLTIIGDTVKDANGNKVFKVKTPLFGLHNKRILLDPNDSPIVTMKMKVTSKHDRWQVYRGGDLDDKIFTVKRSSSVQLKTRIEVFLKHNQTKEASCDFTIKGRFMKRACTIYVGDSTKKVIAQVHEGDERLVATVYPNVDCAFIVTLIFIFDLINMAGTGV
- the LOC106302716 gene encoding uncharacterized protein LOC106302716, with the protein product MSMCICVALSHAQDDFSLTGFDNPRTTVVIINDLEGSLPLRYHCKSKDDDLGDRTMAPRGSWFFEFKPSIFGNTKFYCSFSWENELHYLDIYKQDRDRLFAEFGCRRCEWKIHKNGACKLNKDNGMFDVCLPWN